From the Candidatus Bathyarchaeota archaeon genome, one window contains:
- the tuf gene encoding translation elongation factor EF-1 subunit alpha — MSKSDKPHINLIIMGHVDHGKSTTTGHLLYEAGAIDERIIKSYQDEAEKMGKGTFKFAWVLDNLKEERERGVTIDLRFLQFQSKKYNYTVIDAPGHRDFVKNMITGASQADACVLFCSAKKGEFEAGIGPGGQTREHAFLSFTLGVRQAVVAINKMDDISVNYSQERYDEIKNEVTRMLKMVGYKVDKLNCVPVSGWTGENLVKRSDKMPWYTGPTLLEALDALELPPKPTNKPLRVPVQDVYTITGIGTVPVGRVETGVLKPGTSVVFMPSNKKAEVKSMEMHHTSVPVAEPGDNIGMSVRGIAKNDVHRGDVAGPVDNPPTVAKEFIGQVIVIHHPTAIAAGYTPVLHYHTGQIACRFTQLLKKIDPRSGQVTEENPSFIKTGDVAIVRMEPLRPIAVETYLEFPELGRFAVRDMGTTVAAGVIKEITKKGP, encoded by the coding sequence ATGAGCAAAAGCGATAAACCCCACATTAACCTTATCATCATGGGGCACGTTGACCACGGAAAATCAACTACCACTGGACACTTGCTCTATGAGGCAGGCGCAATTGACGAGCGTATTATCAAATCATACCAAGACGAAGCAGAAAAGATGGGTAAAGGCACCTTCAAGTTCGCCTGGGTTCTTGACAACCTAAAGGAAGAACGAGAACGAGGTGTAACCATTGACCTTAGGTTCCTGCAGTTCCAATCAAAGAAATACAACTACACCGTCATTGACGCCCCCGGACACAGGGACTTCGTAAAGAACATGATTACAGGCGCAAGCCAAGCAGACGCATGTGTTCTCTTCTGTTCTGCAAAGAAAGGCGAATTCGAAGCAGGCATTGGCCCAGGCGGTCAAACCCGTGAACACGCCTTCTTGTCCTTCACCTTGGGTGTACGCCAAGCAGTCGTTGCAATCAACAAGATGGACGACATCTCGGTTAACTACAGCCAAGAAAGGTACGACGAAATCAAGAACGAAGTTACCCGCATGCTCAAGATGGTCGGTTACAAAGTTGACAAACTCAACTGTGTTCCCGTTTCAGGCTGGACAGGCGAAAACCTTGTCAAACGAAGCGACAAGATGCCCTGGTACACAGGTCCAACCCTTCTTGAAGCACTTGACGCACTAGAACTTCCACCAAAACCAACCAACAAACCCCTGCGTGTCCCAGTACAAGACGTCTACACCATCACTGGTATTGGTACTGTTCCCGTAGGCAGAGTCGAAACTGGTGTCCTCAAACCAGGCACAAGCGTCGTCTTCATGCCCAGCAACAAGAAAGCAGAAGTCAAATCCATGGAAATGCACCACACCTCTGTTCCCGTAGCTGAACCCGGAGACAACATCGGCATGAGCGTTCGAGGCATCGCCAAAAACGACGTACACCGCGGAGACGTCGCAGGTCCAGTTGACAACCCACCAACCGTAGCCAAAGAATTCATCGGACAAGTCATCGTTATCCACCACCCAACAGCAATCGCCGCAGGATACACCCCCGTACTTCACTACCACACAGGACAAATCGCATGCCGCTTTACACAACTGCTAAAGAAGATTGACCCCCGCTCTGGTCAAGTCACAGAAGAAAACCCCAGCTTCATCAAGACTGGTGATGTTGCTATCGTAAGAATGGAACCCCTACGCCCCATCGCTGTCGAAACATACCTTGAATTCCCAGAACTTGGTCGCTTCGCCGTCCGAGACATGGGCACCACCGTCGCTGCAGGCGTCATCAAAGAAATCACCAAGAAAGGTCCGTAA
- a CDS encoding ATP-binding cassette domain-containing protein yields MVSEVLIKAEGLTKRFKEFTAVDGIDFEVYKGECVGFLGPNGAGKTTTVSMIYCFSPVTQGRLTVAGLDVSLQARQIKSMIGVAPQEDNLDPDFSVLKNLQVYARYFDMPKQQATQHAMELLKFFALDEKQDANIMELSGGMKRRLIIARALINQPKILILDEPTTGLDPQGRHTVWDEIRSLRKQGVTIILTTHYMEEAAALCDRILIMDNGKIIQTGAPKELIKKYAGEDVVEMSYSPETLKALKEELPDAEMEVYGEQIHVYLREHRVFERIVKKFPGQHMSIRNANLEDVFLKTTGRKLRE; encoded by the coding sequence ATGGTTTCTGAAGTTCTCATCAAAGCTGAAGGCTTAACGAAGCGGTTTAAGGAGTTCACAGCGGTTGACGGCATAGATTTTGAGGTCTACAAGGGCGAATGCGTAGGGTTTTTGGGTCCAAACGGCGCAGGCAAAACCACCACGGTAAGCATGATTTACTGTTTTTCGCCCGTAACCCAAGGCAGGTTGACGGTGGCGGGGTTGGATGTTTCGTTGCAGGCGCGGCAGATAAAGAGCATGATAGGTGTTGCGCCCCAAGAGGACAACTTGGACCCTGACTTTAGCGTCTTAAAGAACCTGCAGGTTTACGCCCGCTATTTTGATATGCCAAAGCAGCAAGCTACCCAACACGCCATGGAACTGCTAAAGTTCTTTGCTTTAGACGAAAAACAAGACGCTAACATCATGGAGCTCTCAGGCGGCATGAAACGACGCCTCATCATAGCCCGCGCATTAATCAACCAACCCAAAATCCTGATTCTAGATGAACCCACCACAGGATTAGACCCGCAGGGCAGGCACACGGTTTGGGATGAAATCCGCAGCCTACGCAAACAAGGTGTGACCATAATCTTAACCACGCATTACATGGAAGAAGCCGCGGCGTTGTGCGACCGCATCTTGATAATGGATAACGGCAAAATAATCCAGACAGGCGCACCTAAAGAGCTCATCAAAAAGTATGCTGGGGAAGATGTTGTGGAGATGTCCTACAGTCCTGAAACGTTAAAGGCTCTCAAGGAAGAGTTGCCTGACGCGGAGATGGAGGTTTATGGAGAGCAAATCCACGTGTATCTTCGAGAACACAGAGTTTTTGAGCGCATAGTCAAGAAATTTCCAGGGCAGCATATGTCCATTCGTAATGCTAACCTTGAAGATGTCTTCCTTAAAACCACAGGCAGGAAACTACGAGAATGA
- a CDS encoding PAS domain S-box protein, whose translation MAAKACSIEYYQSFESLLEAIPIPAVIIDLTGKVVAVNELAERYTSYKKEEILGRTILEQLFLDREEKTRLIENFKKRLQGKNIPPYETQFKLKNGEIRFTEITAKIIVHENAIFDLALFTNITERKKAIQELADSKHHIENMFNLMYTGVVVIDAASHQIVDANKMALQIIGASKEAVLGKECHNFICPTQKGKCPITDCGLEVDSQERIILTANGKRVPILKSVVKAKIKEKLLLVESFVDISDRKKLEELTVKAERLSSISDLSRQLGHDLRNPLAAIKNCAYFLEKKGDTIDAEQREDILKTINLAIDDADRIVTSLIEYSGEVVLHPKQCTPKTLIQNALSKLKVPQTVRIQDKTRNEPTLLLDAQKIEKVFLNILQNSIQAIPQKGTIWVNSKVEGTNIQFTFKDQGVGIPEELQRRLFSPLITTKAKGMGMGLAISKRIVDAHKGKISFKSAVGKGTTFSVTLPCAYNRNSGVENVKKTSPKTSFTAVEIPIYQK comes from the coding sequence ATGGCAGCTAAAGCGTGTAGCATAGAGTATTATCAATCATTTGAATCATTGTTAGAAGCCATCCCTATTCCAGCAGTTATAATTGACTTAACTGGCAAAGTTGTCGCCGTCAATGAATTAGCAGAAAGGTACACTAGCTACAAAAAAGAAGAGATACTTGGAAGGACTATTCTTGAACAACTTTTTCTTGACAGAGAAGAAAAAACCCGTTTAATAGAGAATTTCAAAAAAAGATTACAAGGAAAAAACATTCCTCCATACGAGACACAATTTAAGCTAAAGAACGGCGAAATCAGGTTTACCGAAATCACAGCAAAAATAATCGTACATGAAAATGCAATCTTTGATTTGGCACTTTTCACCAATATCACTGAGCGCAAAAAAGCGATACAAGAATTAGCTGACAGCAAGCACCATATAGAAAACATGTTTAACTTAATGTACACAGGGGTCGTTGTCATAGATGCTGCCAGCCACCAAATTGTTGACGCAAATAAAATGGCGTTGCAGATAATTGGCGCCAGTAAAGAGGCAGTGTTAGGAAAAGAGTGCCACAACTTTATTTGTCCCACACAAAAGGGAAAGTGCCCAATAACAGATTGCGGGTTAGAAGTAGACAGCCAAGAAAGAATAATCTTGACGGCAAATGGGAAAAGGGTTCCAATTTTAAAAAGTGTAGTTAAGGCTAAGATAAAAGAGAAGCTTTTGCTAGTGGAAAGTTTTGTTGACATATCTGACCGTAAAAAGTTGGAAGAGCTTACGGTGAAGGCGGAGAGGCTTTCTTCGATAAGTGACTTAAGCAGACAACTGGGGCATGACTTACGTAACCCTTTGGCTGCCATCAAAAACTGTGCGTATTTTCTGGAGAAAAAGGGCGACACAATTGATGCTGAGCAAAGAGAAGACATCTTGAAGACGATTAACCTTGCCATTGACGATGCGGACAGGATTGTAACAAGCCTCATTGAGTATTCGGGCGAGGTGGTGCTGCATCCAAAACAGTGTACACCAAAAACGCTAATTCAAAATGCCCTGTCAAAGCTAAAAGTCCCACAAACCGTACGCATACAAGACAAAACCCGTAACGAACCCACTTTACTACTTGACGCCCAAAAGATAGAAAAGGTCTTTTTGAACATTCTTCAAAACTCCATCCAAGCAATCCCCCAAAAAGGAACAATTTGGGTCAACAGCAAAGTTGAGGGCACAAATATCCAATTCACTTTTAAAGACCAAGGAGTCGGCATACCTGAAGAACTCCAAAGAAGGCTTTTTTCTCCGCTAATTACAACCAAAGCAAAAGGCATGGGCATGGGATTAGCAATATCCAAAAGAATTGTAGATGCCCACAAAGGCAAAATCAGCTTTAAAAGCGCAGTTGGAAAAGGCACAACCTTCTCAGTAACACTACCGTGCGCCTACAACAGAAACAGCGGCGTAGAAAACGTAAAGAAAACAAGTCCAAAGACAAGTTTCACTGCCGTTGAGATACCAATCTACCAAAAGTAA
- a CDS encoding ABC transporter permease — MTNQAVNPKFRLTYRVWKVWRRNFDVFMKTWQTNFLPSLLEPILYLLAFGFGLGTFVNVIEGTSYIQWIAPGLVAITVMYGAFFECTYASFVRMYFQRTFNAIIATPISVEEVIAGEILWGATRATINATIVLGVIAAFGLISSPWVFCMIPVAFVAGLLFSAMGMCFTAIAPSIDFFNYPIFLFITPMFLISNTFIPLSTLPEAIQTIALATLPLTHIANLSRILIIGEITTLGGLSPQIIIILAAAWTTVVTIALFALSIYLMKKRLIR, encoded by the coding sequence ATGACAAATCAGGCAGTGAACCCCAAGTTCAGGTTAACGTATCGCGTGTGGAAGGTCTGGCGGCGAAACTTTGATGTGTTCATGAAAACGTGGCAAACCAATTTCTTGCCGTCATTGCTTGAGCCGATTTTGTATCTACTTGCTTTCGGGTTTGGCTTAGGCACTTTTGTAAACGTTATCGAGGGCACATCATACATTCAGTGGATTGCCCCAGGATTGGTTGCAATTACAGTTATGTACGGCGCATTTTTCGAGTGCACGTATGCTTCGTTTGTACGCATGTACTTCCAACGCACCTTCAACGCAATTATTGCCACCCCCATCAGTGTAGAGGAAGTCATTGCAGGCGAAATCCTATGGGGCGCCACACGCGCAACCATAAACGCCACCATCGTTTTGGGAGTAATTGCGGCTTTCGGGTTGATTTCCAGCCCATGGGTTTTCTGCATGATCCCGGTTGCGTTTGTTGCGGGACTGCTTTTCTCAGCCATGGGAATGTGCTTCACCGCCATAGCACCCAGCATCGACTTCTTCAACTACCCTATCTTCCTTTTCATAACCCCCATGTTCCTAATCAGCAACACCTTCATCCCGCTATCAACACTTCCAGAAGCCATCCAAACCATAGCCCTTGCCACACTACCCCTAACGCACATAGCGAACCTGTCACGCATACTCATAATCGGAGAAATAACCACGCTAGGCGGACTATCACCCCAAATAATAATCATCTTAGCCGCAGCATGGACAACCGTAGTAACAATTGCACTTTTTGCGCTAAGCATCTATTTGATGAAAAAACGGTTAATCCGCTAA
- a CDS encoding beta-CASP ribonuclease aCPSF1 produces MARTHQDKDKIEISQYILQKVPQEAEVTRIEYEGPMLSVYTKKPEVLVDQSTIIAEIVGVIRKRIVIRPDPSVRLPEVEAEKITRELIAKEAEITDINFDPSLGEIIIETKKPGLVIGRNGVVLQEIIKKTRWRPHVLRSPPLKSKIVTNMRHYLHSESQERERVLRTIGERIFRPKTYDVGDIRLTVLGGAQEVGRSAFLLKTRESSVLLDCGINPGSQRPFEGYPRFDSPEFQIDSLDAVVITHAHLDHCGLVPFLYKYGYDGPVYCSAPTSNLMTLLQLDYLDVAGKQGVTPCYDQKDVRECVLHTIPLRYGVVTDIAPDIRLTLHNSGHILGASMAHLHVGEGLHNIVYTGDYKFARTMLLEAAANEFPRVETIITESTYGGPDDVMPSRVESEERLTGIINATLQRGGKVIIPVPAVGRAQEIMLILDGYMKRGMMKEAPVFIEGMISEATAIHTAYPEYLGREVRHSILHEEVNPFQSDYFTIVEHPSIRQSIIDGEPCIVLATSGMLEGGPVIEYFKHWAADDKNTIIFVSYQIEGTMGKRVQKGINEVPMLDNEGKMSVVQCNLQVESIEGFSGHSDRRQLVSYLTNMSPKPERVFLCHGEKSKIYNLANYIANKSGINAIVPMGLETFRLL; encoded by the coding sequence GTGGCTCGAACACACCAAGACAAAGACAAAATCGAAATAAGCCAATACATTCTGCAAAAAGTACCCCAAGAAGCAGAGGTCACAAGGATCGAATACGAAGGACCCATGCTTAGCGTTTATACCAAAAAACCCGAAGTCCTCGTAGACCAAAGCACAATCATAGCCGAAATCGTCGGCGTAATCCGCAAACGAATCGTGATTCGCCCCGACCCCTCCGTAAGGCTCCCAGAAGTTGAGGCAGAAAAAATAACCCGCGAACTCATCGCCAAAGAAGCCGAAATAACCGACATCAACTTCGACCCCAGCCTAGGCGAAATCATCATCGAAACCAAAAAACCAGGCTTGGTCATCGGCAGAAACGGCGTGGTCCTGCAAGAAATCATCAAAAAAACCCGTTGGCGCCCCCACGTCCTGCGCAGTCCCCCCCTAAAATCCAAAATTGTAACTAACATGCGTCATTACCTGCATTCGGAGAGTCAGGAACGCGAACGTGTGCTTCGCACTATTGGCGAACGCATTTTCCGCCCTAAAACCTATGATGTGGGTGATATTCGTTTGACGGTTCTTGGCGGCGCACAAGAGGTCGGGCGCTCAGCTTTTCTGCTTAAAACCCGCGAAAGCAGCGTGCTCCTTGACTGCGGAATCAACCCTGGTTCACAGCGTCCCTTTGAGGGTTATCCCCGGTTTGATTCGCCCGAATTCCAAATCGACAGCCTAGATGCCGTGGTTATTACTCATGCTCATCTTGACCACTGCGGCTTGGTGCCGTTCCTCTACAAGTACGGCTACGATGGCCCCGTGTACTGCTCAGCGCCTACGTCAAACCTGATGACTCTGCTACAGCTTGACTACCTCGACGTCGCTGGCAAACAAGGCGTAACCCCCTGCTACGACCAAAAAGACGTACGTGAATGCGTCCTACACACCATACCCCTAAGATACGGCGTAGTCACCGACATTGCACCTGATATTCGTTTGACATTGCATAACAGCGGGCACATTTTGGGCGCGTCTATGGCGCACTTGCACGTCGGTGAAGGCTTGCACAACATTGTCTACACTGGTGACTACAAGTTTGCTAGGACCATGCTTTTGGAAGCCGCGGCAAACGAGTTCCCCCGTGTTGAAACCATAATTACCGAAAGCACTTACGGTGGACCTGACGATGTCATGCCCTCTAGAGTAGAATCTGAAGAGCGCTTAACTGGCATCATAAATGCGACGTTGCAGCGTGGAGGCAAAGTGATTATTCCTGTTCCCGCCGTAGGCAGAGCTCAAGAAATCATGCTAATCCTTGATGGCTACATGAAACGTGGCATGATGAAGGAAGCGCCTGTTTTCATAGAGGGTATGATTTCTGAGGCAACAGCTATTCACACGGCTTACCCTGAATATTTGGGTAGGGAAGTGCGTCATAGCATACTGCATGAAGAAGTTAACCCGTTCCAGTCTGACTACTTTACTATCGTGGAGCACCCAAGCATTAGGCAAAGCATTATCGATGGTGAGCCCTGCATTGTCCTTGCCACTTCAGGCATGCTTGAAGGCGGACCCGTAATCGAATACTTCAAACACTGGGCAGCCGACGACAAAAACACGATAATCTTCGTTTCCTACCAAATCGAAGGCACCATGGGCAAACGCGTCCAAAAAGGCATCAACGAAGTTCCCATGCTTGACAACGAAGGCAAAATGTCCGTGGTTCAATGCAACCTGCAAGTCGAATCAATCGAAGGCTTTTCAGGTCACAGCGACCGCAGGCAACTAGTCAGCTACCTCACAAACATGTCCCCCAAGCCAGAGCGCGTGTTCCTTTGCCACGGCGAAAAATCCAAAATCTACAACCTAGCCAATTACATAGCTAACAAATCTGGTATAAACGCGATTGTTCCTATGGGTTTGGAAACGTTTAGGTTGTTGTAG
- a CDS encoding AsnC family transcriptional regulator yields MQDQIRIDETDAKILKMLLKDARTSFTKIAQNCEISVGAARMRFAQLKKTGVITGEIMQVNPHILGYKCVADIGIITAVENVQDVVEFLKTKPYMPTTTGRYGKYTIGAIVVLREVERLSKILDDIGSNPKIKRVDAQIWVETSNMDHTENLAIKPLGKELPPKETKSKPTEYAPEKFQMDEVDRQIAKLLVYDARVPFSSIAKQVGISTKNVIQRYRRLSGQLLTLSTITVDLAKLGYKALAHVFIRVANRGKTAEIHAQLLKTPNLMFAVRLIGTYDLKALIALNEFNDLFELTNQVHKIQGIDQADIFVVKPFKSWPLNIFASLI; encoded by the coding sequence TTGCAAGACCAAATAAGAATCGACGAGACTGATGCCAAGATTCTAAAGATGCTGCTAAAAGATGCACGCACCAGTTTCACCAAGATTGCCCAGAACTGCGAGATTTCTGTTGGCGCGGCACGAATGCGCTTTGCACAGTTGAAGAAAACAGGGGTAATCACAGGTGAGATTATGCAGGTGAATCCGCATATTCTTGGTTACAAATGCGTTGCTGATATTGGCATCATAACAGCAGTGGAAAATGTACAGGATGTTGTAGAGTTTCTTAAAACTAAGCCGTATATGCCTACAACTACAGGCAGATATGGAAAATACACCATTGGAGCTATAGTTGTACTGCGTGAGGTTGAAAGGCTCTCGAAGATTTTGGATGATATTGGTTCTAACCCGAAAATCAAACGCGTGGACGCTCAGATTTGGGTAGAAACCTCAAACATGGACCACACGGAAAATCTAGCAATTAAGCCACTTGGAAAAGAGTTGCCACCTAAGGAAACCAAGTCCAAACCCACAGAATATGCACCTGAGAAATTCCAGATGGACGAAGTAGACCGGCAAATTGCAAAGCTTTTGGTGTATGATGCACGAGTGCCGTTTAGCAGTATTGCAAAGCAAGTTGGCATTTCAACAAAAAACGTGATACAGCGGTACAGGCGGTTGAGTGGGCAATTGTTGACGTTATCCACTATAACTGTTGATTTAGCGAAGCTTGGGTACAAAGCGTTGGCACACGTTTTTATTAGAGTTGCAAACAGGGGAAAAACCGCGGAGATTCATGCCCAGCTGCTTAAAACTCCAAATCTCATGTTTGCCGTAAGGCTAATTGGCACATACGACCTAAAAGCCCTAATCGCGTTAAACGAATTCAACGACCTTTTCGAGCTAACAAATCAAGTCCACAAAATCCAAGGCATCGACCAAGCAGACATCTTCGTAGTCAAACCCTTCAAGTCATGGCCCCTAAACATCTTCGCTTCACTCATCTAA
- a CDS encoding isoprenylcysteine carboxylmethyltransferase family protein: MKRLVAAGFLAVALLVVYYLMSGKGFGMDSNWGFVLLNVGFFGLFVLFMPFKRKVSRRSSSIYIAFIVGLYAEMYGVPLTMYFFSWAFGASNLYTLEFLLSGVLGQELFYTTFTYFIFPATALLMIAGILLIVFGWKEIYKGQATNQLVTSGIYSRIRHPQYLGFMLLTLGMNLEWTTLFTLLMWPLLVVMYYRLGKEEDAENFERFGDAFQEYKQNVPSLIPHLHPTPLQTPTPPPKHAT; this comes from the coding sequence TTGAAGCGTTTGGTTGCGGCTGGGTTTTTGGCTGTGGCTCTTTTGGTAGTGTACTACTTGATGAGTGGTAAGGGGTTTGGGATGGATTCTAACTGGGGGTTTGTTTTGTTAAATGTTGGTTTCTTTGGCTTGTTTGTGCTGTTTATGCCGTTTAAACGCAAGGTTAGCCGCCGCTCCTCAAGCATCTACATTGCCTTCATAGTTGGGTTGTACGCGGAAATGTACGGTGTCCCCTTGACCATGTACTTTTTTAGCTGGGCATTTGGCGCAAGCAACCTCTACACGCTAGAGTTTTTGCTCTCAGGCGTTCTGGGGCAAGAGCTCTTCTACACGACCTTCACATACTTCATATTCCCCGCAACTGCCCTTCTCATGATAGCGGGCATACTGCTCATAGTTTTTGGGTGGAAAGAAATCTACAAAGGACAAGCCACCAACCAGCTCGTCACGTCGGGTATTTACTCGCGCATACGCCACCCCCAGTACCTTGGCTTCATGCTGCTGACTTTGGGCATGAACTTGGAGTGGACAACTTTGTTCACGCTGCTCATGTGGCCCTTGCTCGTTGTCATGTACTACCGCCTTGGCAAAGAAGAAGACGCAGAAAACTTTGAACGCTTCGGAGATGCCTTCCAAGAATACAAACAAAACGTCCCCTCCCTCATCCCCCACTTACACCCAACGCCGCTGCAAACCCCAACTCCACCACCAAAACACGCCACTTAA
- the psmB gene encoding archaeal proteasome endopeptidase complex subunit beta — translation MAQNSGNLIVKGTTTVGVVCTDGVILASDTRVTMGYYVAHKQGKKVYKIDEHVGMTIAGSVADAQKVIDIITANAQLYRINMNRPMPIKTVARMTSNLLFSARGLMAQILVGGFDDTGPHVYSLDPLGSLMEETMSSTGSGSPLALGVLEDQFREGMKLEEALPVIAKAVNAAMKRDVASGNNYNIIVINGDGYRELSAEEKQALLLKGS, via the coding sequence ATGGCACAAAATTCAGGTAATCTCATTGTTAAGGGGACAACTACAGTTGGTGTCGTCTGTACAGACGGCGTTATTTTGGCTTCGGATACACGCGTGACTATGGGTTACTATGTTGCCCATAAACAAGGCAAGAAAGTTTACAAGATTGATGAGCATGTGGGTATGACGATTGCGGGGAGCGTTGCTGATGCCCAAAAGGTCATTGACATTATAACCGCTAACGCGCAGCTCTACAGGATCAACATGAACCGTCCCATGCCCATTAAAACCGTGGCGCGTATGACTTCTAACCTGCTGTTTAGCGCTCGGGGCTTGATGGCGCAGATTCTCGTCGGCGGCTTCGACGATACTGGACCTCACGTTTACTCTCTGGATCCCTTGGGCAGCCTAATGGAGGAGACCATGTCCTCTACGGGTTCTGGTTCGCCCTTGGCGTTGGGTGTTTTGGAGGACCAGTTCCGTGAAGGCATGAAGCTTGAGGAAGCTTTGCCTGTTATCGCTAAAGCCGTGAACGCTGCCATGAAACGTGACGTAGCCAGCGGCAACAACTACAACATCATCGTAATCAACGGCGACGGCTACCGCGAGCTTTCAGCCGAGGAAAAGCAAGCTCTTTTGTTAAAGGGAAGTTAA
- the thiI gene encoding tRNA 4-thiouridine(8) synthase ThiI, producing the protein MVTQPDTIIVRFSGEIGIKSEWTRRVYEKQTLQNLKLALKAQDLKPKAVVRMRGRIYLKTSEPEKTAEALSRVFGITSISPAVQTTADLEDITATAIEAAQEAMPKGSTFAVRCHRVGTHPYSSIQVCQILGEKILDSLEERSLKVNLTDPQVTLTVEVREQEAFVYAQTVQGAGGFPLGTQGKNVCLLSGGIDSPVACWLVMKRGSPTVPVYIDNEPYTDAQSREKAVDAARKLQDHAIGYLSKILIVPNGENMKAIHQTGDRYTCLLCKRLMYRIAQEIATQENAVGIVTGEAIGEQASQTMQNLYVIDQAATLYPIHRPLLGFDKNQTEAVAKKIGTYPVSTRKDAGCNAVPSKPSTQAKLEAVQEAEAKLDINSMVKTAVQNTKTIQL; encoded by the coding sequence TTGGTTACGCAGCCCGATACGATTATTGTTCGCTTTAGTGGCGAGATTGGCATTAAAAGTGAGTGGACGAGGCGTGTTTATGAGAAGCAGACCCTGCAGAACCTCAAGTTGGCGTTGAAAGCGCAGGACCTCAAACCCAAGGCTGTTGTTCGTATGCGCGGCAGGATCTACCTGAAGACTTCTGAGCCTGAAAAGACTGCGGAGGCGTTGAGCCGCGTATTTGGCATAACCAGCATATCCCCCGCCGTGCAAACCACCGCAGACCTTGAAGATATTACCGCGACTGCCATAGAAGCCGCCCAAGAAGCCATGCCCAAAGGCAGCACGTTTGCAGTTCGATGCCACCGCGTCGGTACCCACCCGTACAGCAGCATCCAAGTCTGCCAGATTCTGGGCGAGAAAATCCTTGACAGCTTGGAAGAGCGCAGTCTCAAGGTGAATTTGACTGACCCGCAGGTTACGTTGACTGTTGAGGTGCGTGAGCAGGAAGCTTTTGTTTATGCACAGACGGTTCAGGGCGCGGGGGGTTTTCCGTTGGGGACTCAGGGCAAGAATGTTTGTTTGCTTAGCGGCGGCATTGACTCTCCTGTAGCGTGTTGGTTGGTTATGAAACGCGGCAGCCCAACGGTTCCAGTGTACATAGATAATGAACCCTACACGGATGCACAGTCGCGCGAGAAAGCCGTAGACGCCGCCCGCAAACTCCAAGACCACGCAATTGGCTACCTAAGCAAAATCCTCATAGTTCCAAACGGCGAAAACATGAAAGCCATACACCAAACGGGGGACAGGTACACGTGTCTTTTGTGTAAGCGTCTTATGTACCGCATCGCCCAAGAAATCGCAACGCAAGAAAACGCTGTGGGCATTGTTACGGGGGAAGCTATCGGAGAGCAAGCTAGCCAGACCATGCAAAACCTCTACGTTATAGACCAAGCCGCAACCCTCTACCCTATCCATCGCCCCTTGCTGGGTTTTGACAAAAACCAAACCGAAGCCGTAGCCAAAAAAATCGGCACCTACCCCGTATCCACAAGAAAAGATGCGGGATGCAACGCTGTTCCAAGCAAACCCTCTACCCAAGCCAAACTTGAAGCAGTCCAAGAAGCCGAAGCAAAACTAGACATAAACAGCATGGTCAAAACTGCAGTGCAAAACACAAAAACCATCCAGCTATAA
- a CDS encoding ribonucleoprotein, with product MNNPMDHGAVMEPSKKPLNVLIKQLHGNIEVVLKNGCEYKGKMIRVDGHMNILLEGATEFKDEQMLTNYGNVLLRGNNVLYIVLSTIHH from the coding sequence ATGAATAATCCAATGGACCACGGTGCTGTAATGGAACCCAGCAAAAAACCGTTAAATGTACTCATCAAGCAGCTTCACGGTAACATCGAGGTAGTTCTGAAAAACGGATGTGAATATAAAGGGAAAATGATACGCGTTGACGGACACATGAATATCTTGTTGGAAGGCGCAACTGAATTCAAAGATGAACAGATGCTCACTAACTATGGTAACGTGCTTTTGCGTGGAAACAACGTGCTCTACATTGTCCTAAGCACCATCCACCACTAA